From a single Chiloscyllium plagiosum isolate BGI_BamShark_2017 chromosome 27, ASM401019v2, whole genome shotgun sequence genomic region:
- the adprs gene encoding ADP-ribose glycohydrolase ARH3 produces the protein MSAVSKALSPPALCRFHGAMAGALLGDCIGGEFEGKELVRLQDVIGAVRALEEHRQEEGSLMYSDDTAMTRCVAQSLIIKQDFDEIDMAKRFAEEYKEQPDRGYGNGVIRVFKKLLNPNCNDVFKPAREQFKGKGSYGNGGAMRIAPIALAYPDVQDVKKFAKKNAEVTHASSLGYNGAILQALAVHHALQGELQKDNYLDYLIGEMQLLENDEKSLSDARDFQEFPYCSRLKKMKAFLTRRDVSKEEVVNELGNGIAAFESVPTAIYSFLRCMDPDPEIPENYNGLERTIIYSISLGGDTDTIATMAGAIAGAYYGKDNIPHSWWKSCEAYKDTDYFGEKLCDLYCSRLMSSLKTG, from the exons ATGTCGGCGGTGAGCAAGGCGCTGAGCCCGCCCGCTCTGTGCCGTTTCCACGGGGCCATGGCCGGCGCGCTCTTGGGGGACTGTATCGGCGGCGAGTTCGAGGGGAAGGAGCTCGTTCGGCTGCAGGACGTGATCGGAGCCGTCCGCGCCCTGGAGGAGCACAGGCAGGAGGAAG GCTCTTTAATGTATTCAGATGACACAGCAATGACGAGGTGTGTGGCACAGTCGCTGATTATAAAACAAGACTTTGATGAAATTGATATGGCTAAAAG GTTTGCTGAAGAATACAAAGAACAGCCGGACCGTGGGTATGGAAATGGTGTCATTCGTGTATTTAAGAAACTTCTAAATCCAAACTGTAATGATGTCTTTAAACCAGCAAGGGAACAGTTTAAAGGAAAGGGTTCTTACGGAAATGGAGGTGCCATGAGGATTGCCCCAATAGCACTGGCATATCCTGATGTTCAGGATGTTAAAAAG TTTGCAAAGAAAAATGCTGAAGTGACGCATGCTTCCTCACTGGGTTATAACGGTGCTATCTTGCAAGCCCTTGCTGTCCATCACGCTCTACAAGGGGAGTTACAGAAGGACAACTATTTGGATTACCTCATTGGAGAAATGCAGTTGCTTGAGAATGATgaaaaatctctgtcagatgcaAGAGA CTTTCAAGAGTTCCCTTATTGCAGTCGACTAAAGAAAATGAAAGCATTTTTAACCCGAAGAGATGTTTCAAAGGAAGAGGTGGTTAATGAATTGG GGAATGGAATAGCCGCTTTTGAATCTGTGCCAACTGCTATTTATTCCTTTTTGCGATGCATGGACCCTGATCCTGAAATTCCAGAAAACTACAATGGACTTGAAAGGACAATAATCTACAGCATTTCACTAGGTGGAGACACTGATACGATTGCTACTATGGCTGGAGCAATTGCTGGGGCTTATTATGGAAAAGATAATATCCCGCACTCTTGGTGGAAGAGCTGTGAAGCTTATAAAGATACAGATTATTTTGGGGAAAAACTGTGTGACTTGTACTGCAGTCGCCTCATGTCCTCTCTAAAAACAGGATAA